A window of Thermococcus aggregans contains these coding sequences:
- a CDS encoding amino acid racemase: MGPLATVDLFKRIVLKTPAKRDQDHPRIIIYNNPKIPDRTAYILGKGENPLPELIDSAKKLEKWGADFIIMPCNTAHYFAEEIQKAIKIPLINMIEETASYVASLGMKRVGILATTGTIVSGIYQKALEKRGIKGIVPSEEDQEKVMKGIYEGVKAGDVELGRKLLLEVAKKLEKRCDGLIAGCTEISVALRQEDLRVPLVDPLDVIAEKAVKLA; encoded by the coding sequence ATGGGTCCGCTTGCAACAGTAGATTTATTCAAGAGGATAGTCCTCAAGACCCCAGCAAAAAGGGACCAAGACCATCCAAGGATAATCATCTACAACAACCCGAAAATCCCTGACAGAACTGCTTACATCCTCGGAAAAGGCGAAAACCCCCTTCCAGAACTCATAGATAGCGCAAAAAAACTTGAGAAATGGGGGGCAGATTTCATAATAATGCCATGCAACACCGCCCATTACTTCGCTGAAGAGATTCAAAAAGCCATCAAAATACCGCTGATAAACATGATTGAAGAGACTGCATCCTACGTGGCTTCCTTAGGCATGAAAAGGGTCGGCATCCTTGCAACGACGGGCACAATAGTAAGCGGTATTTACCAAAAAGCCCTCGAAAAGAGGGGGATTAAAGGAATTGTTCCTTCAGAAGAGGATCAAGAAAAGGTTATGAAAGGGATATATGAGGGTGTGAAAGCTGGTGACGTGGAACTTGGAAGAAAATTGCTCCTTGAAGTTGCCAAAAAGCTTGAAAAAAGGTGCGATGGATTAATAGCAGGCTGTACGGAAATAAGCGTAGCTCTAAGGCAAGAAGATTTAAGGGTCCCCCTGGTAGACCCCTTGGATGTCATAGCCGAAAAAGCCGTGAAACTTGCTTT
- a CDS encoding ABC transporter ATP-binding protein has protein sequence MAGNVLEVRNLKMYYFTNRGVVRAVDDISFDLKKGEVLGLAGESGCGKSSLGFTLLGMPSPPGKIVGGSIKIDGREIVGLPESVLRKEIRWQKISMIFQGAMNALNPVYTIGYQMIEPLIYHKGMSKEEALDKAQKYLELVGLDPEIVNRYPHELSGGMKQRVVIATALLLEPDVVIADEPTTALDVVVQAQIINTMKKLKKELGLSMIFITHDLSILAEISDRVAIMYAGKIVEIGDSEKIYYEPAHPYTQKLLAAIPRLHEDVEKLEFIPGQPPNLINPPSGCRFHPRCPYATQQCKEQIPELKEVEKDHYAACWLL, from the coding sequence ATGGCTGGGAATGTGCTTGAGGTTCGCAATCTTAAGATGTATTACTTCACCAATAGGGGTGTTGTGAGGGCTGTTGATGACATAAGCTTCGATTTAAAAAAGGGAGAAGTCCTAGGACTTGCCGGTGAAAGTGGTTGCGGCAAGTCCTCCCTCGGTTTTACTCTCTTAGGCATGCCAAGCCCCCCTGGAAAAATCGTTGGAGGTAGCATCAAAATCGACGGAAGAGAAATCGTAGGCCTCCCAGAGAGCGTGCTTAGAAAAGAAATCCGCTGGCAGAAGATATCCATGATATTCCAAGGAGCCATGAACGCCCTAAACCCAGTCTACACCATCGGCTACCAAATGATAGAACCCCTAATCTACCACAAAGGAATGAGCAAAGAAGAAGCACTAGACAAAGCCCAAAAATACCTAGAACTCGTCGGCCTCGACCCCGAAATCGTAAACCGCTACCCCCACGAGCTTAGCGGAGGAATGAAACAAAGAGTAGTCATCGCCACAGCACTCCTCCTAGAACCAGACGTCGTCATTGCAGATGAACCAACCACAGCCCTCGACGTAGTCGTCCAAGCCCAAATCATAAACACAATGAAAAAACTCAAAAAAGAACTCGGCCTCTCAATGATATTCATCACTCACGATTTGAGCATTCTCGCGGAAATAAGTGATAGAGTAGCAATAATGTACGCGGGCAAAATAGTAGAGATCGGCGACAGTGAGAAGATTTACTATGAACCCGCCCACCCGTATACTCAAAAGCTCCTTGCAGCAATCCCAAGACTCCACGAGGATGTAGAAAAGCTCGAATTCATCCCAGGACAACCACCAAACCTAATCAACCCGCCAAGTGGATGCCGCTTCCACCCAAGATGCCCCTACGCAACACAACAATGTAAAGAACAAATTCCAGAGCTGAAAGAAGTTGAAAAAGACCACTACGCCGCATGCTGGTTATTGTGA